A stretch of Cupriavidus necator DNA encodes these proteins:
- a CDS encoding DMT family transporter gives MNGYLLLALAIVAEVIATSSLKASQGFTRLVPSVLVVTGYVAAFYLLMLVMRTVPVGIAYAIWSGAGIVLVSLIAVVLYRQVPDLAACAGIGLIIAGVAVIQLFSKTSAH, from the coding sequence ATGAACGGATACCTGCTCCTCGCCCTCGCCATCGTCGCCGAAGTCATCGCCACCAGCAGCCTGAAGGCGTCGCAGGGCTTTACGCGGCTGGTCCCCAGCGTGCTGGTCGTGACCGGCTATGTGGCGGCGTTCTATTTGCTGATGCTGGTGATGCGGACAGTGCCGGTGGGAATTGCCTATGCGATCTGGAGCGGGGCCGGGATCGTACTGGTATCGCTGATCGCGGTGGTGCTGTACCGGCAGGTGCCGGACCTGGCGGCTTGCGCTGGGATTGGTCTGATTATTGCCGGCGTCGCCGTCATTCAGCTGTTTTCGAAGACTAGCGCGCATTGA
- a CDS encoding benzoate/H(+) symporter BenE family transporter, giving the protein MTTASLKLSDLSVSALVAGLVATLTGYTSSLVLMIQAGHAAHLTDAQISSWIWALSMGMGITTISLSLALRVPIVVAWSTPGAALLIASLPGVPYAEAIGAFLLAGLMMAAAGMTGWFDKLMRALPASIASALLAGILFRISVDVFVQAQHQTVLLLAMFAAYLLGRRLWPAYAVPGVLLTGAVVAGVLGQLDFSGVRLALAVPVWTTPAFSLSALVSMAVPLFIVALASQNIPGLAVLQADGYHVPASRLISITGLTSALLAPFGSHGVNLAAITAAICTGPQADPDRNRRYTAAVVCGVGYLVAGTLAASIAALFAAFPQALVVGVTAFALMGSIANGLTVAMQIPAEREAALLTFMITASGMTLAGVGSAFWGVVGGMLAFHVLRRRAA; this is encoded by the coding sequence ATGACCACCGCTTCGCTGAAATTGTCCGACCTGTCCGTGTCCGCGCTGGTCGCCGGGCTGGTCGCCACGCTCACCGGCTATACCAGTTCGCTGGTGCTGATGATCCAGGCCGGCCACGCCGCCCACCTGACCGATGCCCAGATTTCGTCCTGGATCTGGGCGCTGTCGATGGGAATGGGGATCACCACCATCAGCCTGTCGCTGGCGCTGCGCGTGCCGATCGTGGTGGCTTGGTCCACGCCCGGCGCGGCGCTGCTGATCGCCAGCCTGCCCGGCGTGCCCTACGCGGAAGCCATCGGCGCCTTCCTGCTGGCCGGGCTGATGATGGCCGCGGCCGGCATGACCGGGTGGTTCGACAAGCTGATGCGCGCCCTGCCCGCCAGCATCGCGTCAGCCCTGCTCGCCGGCATCCTGTTCCGCATCAGCGTGGATGTGTTCGTGCAGGCGCAGCACCAGACCGTGCTGCTGCTGGCGATGTTCGCCGCCTACCTGCTCGGGCGGCGCCTGTGGCCGGCCTATGCGGTGCCAGGGGTGCTGCTGACCGGGGCGGTGGTCGCCGGCGTGCTCGGCCAGCTCGATTTCTCGGGCGTGCGGCTGGCGTTGGCGGTGCCGGTGTGGACCACGCCGGCATTCTCGCTGTCAGCCTTGGTCAGCATGGCGGTTCCGCTGTTCATCGTGGCGCTGGCCTCGCAGAACATCCCCGGGCTGGCCGTGCTGCAAGCCGACGGCTACCACGTGCCGGCCTCGCGCCTGATCTCGATCACCGGCCTGACCTCGGCCCTGCTGGCGCCGTTCGGCTCGCACGGCGTCAACCTGGCGGCGATCACCGCCGCCATCTGCACCGGCCCGCAGGCCGACCCCGACCGCAACCGCCGCTATACCGCGGCCGTGGTCTGCGGCGTGGGCTACCTGGTCGCGGGCACGCTGGCGGCCAGCATCGCGGCGCTGTTTGCGGCCTTTCCGCAAGCGCTGGTGGTGGGCGTGACCGCGTTCGCGCTGATGGGCTCGATCGCCAACGGCCTGACCGTGGCCATGCAAATCCCGGCCGAGCGCGAAGCCGCGCTGCTGACCTTCATGATCACGGCGTCCGGCATGACCCTGGCGGGTGTCGGCTCCGCGTTCTGGGGCGTGGTGGGCGGCATGCTGGCGTTCCACGTGCTGCGCCGGCGCGCCGCCTGA
- a CDS encoding ATP-binding cassette domain-containing protein, whose amino-acid sequence MALFSITDAQLAFGHVALLDHTDFSLEAGERVGLIGRNGSGKSSLLKIVAGLSAPDDGLIARQSGVTSAYVPQEPQFEAGITVFDAVSQGMGDAHDLLVRYEAAADRVAENHDDEAALAELHRLQSELDAAGAWQLRTRVETTLARLGLDSHTRVEALSGGLQKRVALAQALVAEPDILLLDEPTNHLDVEAIRWLEDLLLGFRGSVLLITHDRAFLDRVATRIIELDRGRLVSFPGNFAAYQARKEEMLAAEQVEQAKFDKLLAQEEVWIRKGVEARRTRSVSRIQRLVAMRNERAARREVQGNVRLEVSQADRSGKIVAELTDVSKAYGDKVVVRDFTATIMRGDKVGLIGPNGAGKTTLLRLILGELAPDSGTVRNGSNLQVAYFDQMRTALDLERSLADTISPGSDWVEVNGQRKHVMSYLGDFLFAPERARSPVKSLSGGERNRLLLARLFARPANVLVLDEPTNDLDIDTLELLEELLQDYGGTVFLVSHDRAFLDNVVTSTLAAEGDGVWRESVGGYSDWVEQSARSAALQAARKPEQKAAEPVKGKDSREARGANRTVKLSYKEQRELDGLPERIAALETEQKVISAQLADGSLYVSDAPKAAQLGTRHDEIEMELLEALERWEVLEAKSKGEGA is encoded by the coding sequence ATGGCCCTGTTTTCCATTACCGACGCCCAGCTTGCCTTCGGGCACGTGGCCCTGCTCGATCACACCGACTTTTCGCTGGAGGCCGGCGAGCGCGTGGGTTTGATCGGGCGCAACGGTTCGGGCAAGTCCTCGCTGCTGAAGATCGTGGCGGGGCTGTCGGCGCCCGACGACGGGCTGATCGCGCGCCAGAGCGGCGTGACCAGCGCCTACGTGCCGCAGGAGCCGCAGTTCGAGGCGGGCATCACCGTGTTCGACGCGGTCTCGCAGGGCATGGGCGATGCGCACGACTTGCTGGTGCGCTACGAGGCCGCCGCCGACCGCGTCGCCGAGAACCACGACGACGAAGCCGCGCTGGCCGAATTGCACCGGCTGCAGTCCGAGCTCGACGCCGCCGGCGCCTGGCAGCTGCGCACCCGCGTGGAAACCACGCTGGCGCGCCTGGGGCTGGATTCGCACACGCGCGTCGAGGCACTGTCCGGTGGCCTGCAGAAACGCGTGGCGCTGGCGCAGGCGCTGGTGGCCGAGCCCGACATCCTGCTGCTGGACGAGCCCACCAACCACCTCGATGTGGAAGCGATCCGCTGGCTGGAAGACCTGCTGCTGGGCTTCCGCGGCAGCGTGCTGCTGATCACCCACGACCGCGCCTTCCTCGACCGCGTCGCCACCCGCATCATCGAACTGGACCGCGGCCGGCTGGTGTCCTTCCCCGGCAACTTCGCCGCCTACCAGGCGCGCAAGGAAGAGATGCTTGCCGCCGAGCAGGTCGAGCAGGCCAAGTTCGACAAGCTGCTGGCGCAGGAAGAGGTGTGGATCCGCAAGGGGGTGGAGGCGCGCCGCACGCGCAGCGTGTCGCGCATCCAGCGCCTGGTGGCGATGCGCAACGAGCGCGCCGCGCGGCGCGAGGTGCAGGGCAATGTCAGGCTGGAGGTGTCGCAGGCCGACCGCTCCGGCAAGATCGTGGCCGAGCTGACCGACGTCAGCAAGGCCTACGGCGACAAGGTGGTGGTGCGCGACTTCACCGCCACCATCATGCGCGGCGACAAGGTCGGCCTGATCGGCCCCAACGGCGCCGGCAAGACCACGCTGCTGCGGCTGATCCTGGGCGAACTGGCGCCGGACAGCGGCACCGTGCGCAACGGCAGCAACCTGCAGGTGGCGTACTTCGACCAGATGCGCACCGCGCTGGACCTGGAGCGCTCGCTGGCCGACACCATCAGCCCGGGCAGCGACTGGGTCGAGGTCAACGGCCAGCGCAAGCATGTGATGAGCTACCTGGGCGACTTCCTGTTCGCGCCGGAGCGCGCGCGTTCGCCGGTCAAGTCGCTGTCTGGTGGCGAGCGCAACCGGCTGCTGCTGGCGCGCCTGTTTGCGCGCCCGGCCAATGTGCTGGTGCTGGACGAGCCGACCAACGATCTCGACATCGACACGCTGGAACTGTTGGAAGAACTGCTGCAGGACTATGGCGGCACCGTGTTCCTGGTCTCGCACGACCGCGCCTTCCTGGACAACGTGGTGACCTCGACCCTGGCCGCCGAGGGCGATGGCGTGTGGCGCGAGTCGGTGGGCGGGTATTCCGACTGGGTCGAGCAGTCGGCCCGCAGCGCGGCGCTGCAAGCGGCGCGCAAGCCGGAGCAGAAGGCGGCAGAGCCGGTGAAGGGCAAGGATTCGCGCGAAGCGCGCGGCGCCAATCGTACGGTCAAGCTGTCGTACAAGGAGCAGCGCGAACTGGACGGCCTGCCGGAGCGCATTGCCGCGCTGGAAACCGAGCAGAAGGTGATCTCGGCACAGCTCGCGGACGGCTCGCTCTATGTCAGCGATGCGCCCAAGGCCGCGCAGCTGGGCACGCGGCACGACGAGATCGAGATGGAACTGCTGGAAGCGCTGGAGCGCTGGGAAGTGCTGGAGGCGAAGTCGAAGGGCGAGGGGGCCTGA
- a CDS encoding MFS transporter, with product MQNRQLSLTTVLVCGGLLVTLSMGIRHGFGLFNLPITQAHGWNRETFAFALALQNLMWGASQPFAGALADKFGALRIMLVGVALYVAGLVVMALATSGTAFATGAGVMIGIAQSGTTYSIVYGVIGRVASPEKRVWAMGIAAAAGSFGQFLMIPVEQGLISGLGWQNALYVMALMACVMLPLALTLREPREAAHTGGHHQTIGQAVHEAFGNRNFQLLTLGYFVCGFQVVFIGVHLAPYLKDQGLTDPKVAVVALALIGLFNVFGTYTAGALGQRLPKRYLLSAIYVTRSVVIASYLLLPLTVASTWVFAAVMGFLWLSTVPLTNGIIAQVFGVKYLSMLSGVVFFSHQIGSFLGAWLGGFLYDRTGGYNTVWLIAIALGVVAALVNLPIREQALVRAQPAAA from the coding sequence ATGCAGAACCGACAACTCTCCCTGACCACCGTACTTGTGTGCGGTGGGCTGCTCGTGACCCTTTCAATGGGCATCCGGCACGGCTTCGGCCTGTTCAACCTGCCGATCACCCAGGCCCATGGCTGGAACCGAGAGACCTTCGCCTTCGCGCTGGCGCTGCAGAACCTGATGTGGGGCGCCAGCCAGCCCTTTGCCGGGGCGCTCGCCGACAAGTTCGGCGCGCTGCGCATCATGCTGGTCGGCGTGGCGCTGTATGTGGCCGGGCTGGTGGTGATGGCGCTGGCCACCAGCGGCACCGCCTTTGCCACTGGTGCCGGCGTGATGATCGGCATCGCCCAGTCCGGCACCACCTACAGCATCGTCTACGGCGTGATCGGCCGTGTGGCCAGCCCCGAGAAGCGGGTCTGGGCCATGGGCATCGCCGCCGCGGCCGGCTCCTTCGGCCAGTTCCTGATGATCCCGGTGGAACAGGGCCTGATCTCCGGGCTGGGCTGGCAGAACGCCCTCTATGTAATGGCGTTGATGGCCTGCGTGATGCTGCCGCTGGCGCTGACGCTGCGCGAGCCGCGCGAAGCGGCCCACACCGGCGGCCACCACCAGACCATCGGCCAGGCCGTGCACGAAGCCTTCGGCAACCGCAACTTCCAGCTGCTGACGCTGGGCTACTTCGTGTGCGGCTTCCAGGTGGTGTTTATCGGCGTGCACCTGGCGCCCTACCTGAAGGACCAGGGCCTGACCGACCCAAAAGTCGCCGTCGTGGCGCTGGCGCTGATCGGGCTGTTCAATGTATTCGGCACCTATACCGCGGGTGCGCTGGGGCAGCGCCTGCCCAAGCGCTACCTGCTGTCCGCCATCTACGTGACGCGCTCGGTGGTGATCGCCAGCTACCTGCTGCTGCCGCTGACGGTGGCCAGCACCTGGGTGTTCGCGGCGGTCATGGGCTTCCTGTGGCTGTCCACGGTGCCGCTGACCAACGGCATCATCGCCCAGGTGTTCGGCGTGAAATACCTGTCGATGCTATCGGGCGTGGTGTTCTTCTCGCACCAGATCGGCAGTTTCCTGGGTGCCTGGCTGGGCGGCTTCCTCTACGACCGCACCGGCGGCTACAACACCGTGTGGCTGATCGCGATCGCGCTGGGCGTGGTGGCCGCGCTGGTGAACCTGCCGATCCGCGAGCAGGCGCTGGTGCGCGCGCAGCCGGCGGCGGCATGA
- a CDS encoding DNA topoisomerase IV subunit B has protein sequence MASKTSQYSESSIRVLKGLEPVKQRPGMYTRTDNPLHIVQEVIDNASDEALGGHGSEILVTLHRDGSLSVEDDGRGIPVGIHPEEGVPVVEIVFTRLHAGGKFDKGKGGAYAFSGGLHGVGVSVTNALSTQLDVTVWRDSMCSTLTFSGGDVTVPLASRKIERGEKKSGTRVQVWPDARYFDSAAIPLAELQRLLRSKAVLLPGVKVTLVTEKTGERQTWQYDQGLKGYLVEALAQGSGAELVIPMFEGEHFADPDANPGDEGFADGEGASWVVAWTEDGAPVRESYVNLIPTPAGGTHESGLREGLFQAVKSFIEMHALQPKGVKLMSEDVFARASFVLSAKVLDPQFQGQIKERLNSRDAVRLVSTFSRPALELWLNHHVEYGKKLAELVIRQAQARTRAAQKVEKKKGSGVAVLPGKLTDCESTDVTRNELFLVEGDSAGGSAKMGRDKEFQAILPLRGKVLNTWETERDRLFANNEVHDIAVAIGVDPHGANDEPDLSNLRYGKICILSDADVDGAHIQVLLLTLFFRHFPKLIETGNVFVARPPLFRVDAPARGKKPAQKLYALDEGELLAIQDKLLKDGVKENSWQISRFKGLGEMSAEQLWETTMNPDTRRLLPVSLGEYDLPQTVEMMNMLMGKGEAAQRRSWLEEKGNEVEADI, from the coding sequence ATGGCGAGCAAAACCAGTCAGTACAGCGAATCTTCCATCCGGGTCCTGAAGGGCCTGGAGCCGGTCAAGCAGCGTCCCGGCATGTACACCCGGACCGACAACCCCCTGCATATCGTGCAGGAGGTGATCGACAACGCCTCGGACGAGGCCCTCGGCGGCCACGGCTCCGAGATCCTGGTGACCCTGCATCGCGACGGCAGCCTCAGCGTGGAAGACGACGGCCGCGGCATCCCGGTGGGCATCCACCCGGAAGAAGGCGTGCCGGTGGTCGAGATCGTCTTCACCCGGCTGCACGCCGGCGGCAAGTTCGACAAGGGCAAGGGCGGTGCCTATGCCTTCTCGGGCGGCCTGCACGGCGTGGGCGTGTCGGTGACCAATGCCTTGTCGACGCAGCTGGACGTGACCGTGTGGCGCGACAGCATGTGCTCGACGCTGACCTTCTCCGGCGGCGACGTGACCGTGCCGCTGGCCTCGCGCAAGATCGAGCGGGGCGAGAAGAAGAGCGGCACCCGCGTGCAGGTGTGGCCGGATGCCAGGTATTTCGACTCGGCCGCGATCCCGCTGGCCGAGCTGCAGCGCCTGCTGCGCAGCAAGGCGGTGCTGCTGCCCGGCGTCAAGGTCACGCTGGTGACCGAGAAGACCGGCGAGCGCCAGACCTGGCAGTACGACCAGGGCCTGAAGGGCTACCTGGTCGAGGCGCTGGCGCAGGGCAGCGGCGCGGAATTGGTGATCCCGATGTTCGAGGGCGAGCATTTTGCCGACCCCGACGCCAATCCCGGCGATGAAGGCTTTGCCGACGGCGAAGGCGCCTCCTGGGTGGTGGCCTGGACCGAAGACGGCGCGCCGGTGCGCGAGTCCTACGTCAACCTGATCCCGACGCCGGCCGGCGGCACGCATGAATCCGGCCTGCGCGAAGGGCTGTTCCAGGCGGTCAAGAGCTTTATCGAGATGCACGCGCTGCAGCCCAAGGGCGTCAAGCTGATGAGCGAAGACGTGTTTGCGCGCGCCTCGTTCGTGCTCTCGGCCAAGGTGCTGGACCCGCAGTTCCAGGGCCAGATCAAGGAACGCCTGAACAGCCGCGACGCGGTGCGGCTGGTCTCCACCTTCAGCCGTCCGGCGCTGGAGCTGTGGCTGAACCACCATGTCGAGTACGGCAAGAAGCTGGCCGAGCTGGTGATCCGCCAGGCCCAGGCGCGCACGCGCGCGGCGCAGAAGGTCGAAAAGAAAAAAGGCTCCGGCGTGGCGGTGCTGCCCGGCAAGCTGACCGATTGCGAGTCCACCGACGTGACCCGCAACGAACTGTTCCTGGTCGAGGGCGACTCGGCCGGCGGCTCGGCCAAGATGGGCCGCGACAAGGAGTTCCAGGCCATCCTGCCGCTGCGCGGCAAGGTGCTCAATACCTGGGAGACCGAGCGCGACCGTCTCTTTGCCAACAACGAGGTGCACGACATCGCGGTGGCGATCGGCGTGGACCCGCACGGCGCCAACGACGAGCCCGACCTGTCCAACCTGCGCTACGGCAAGATCTGCATCCTGTCCGACGCGGACGTGGACGGCGCGCATATCCAGGTGCTGCTGCTGACGTTGTTCTTCCGGCACTTCCCCAAGCTGATCGAGACCGGCAACGTCTTTGTGGCGCGTCCGCCGCTGTTCCGCGTCGATGCACCCGCGCGCGGCAAGAAACCGGCGCAGAAGCTGTACGCGCTGGACGAAGGCGAGCTGCTGGCCATCCAGGACAAGCTGCTCAAGGACGGCGTCAAGGAAAACTCGTGGCAGATTTCCCGCTTCAAGGGCCTGGGCGAAATGAGCGCCGAGCAGCTCTGGGAAACCACCATGAACCCCGACACGCGGCGCTTGCTGCCCGTGTCGCTGGGCGAATACGACCTGCCGCAGACCGTCGAGATGATGAATATGCTGATGGGCAAGGGCGAGGCCGCACAGCGCCGCAGCTGGCTGGAAGAGAAGGGCAACGAGGTCGAGGCCGATATCTGA
- a CDS encoding lytic transglycosylase domain-containing protein — protein sequence MTTRTPGKPWRKAAAAVVALAGLAFVPAAHAELWGFIDADGVAHFADQKLDARYKLFMKDGGKLDTARLAARQSQAAAGADIDLEQHKLYRYVVNHPNIKTVEPLIHQIAGKQDVDPALVKAVMAVESGFNPGAVSPKGAIGLMQVIPDTGARFGVNADARRSIEQKLADPRTNITAGVRYLSWLMQLFPNNLELVLAAYNAGEGAVQRYNNRIPPYPETRQYVSTVLQFYRLYQPQQGAVLRRASASADGPRVKMVIGGRRAMP from the coding sequence ATGACGACGAGAACTCCCGGCAAACCATGGCGCAAGGCGGCGGCAGCCGTCGTGGCGCTGGCCGGGCTCGCCTTCGTGCCGGCGGCGCATGCCGAGCTGTGGGGCTTTATCGATGCCGATGGCGTGGCGCACTTTGCCGACCAGAAGCTCGACGCGCGCTACAAGCTGTTCATGAAGGATGGCGGCAAGCTGGATACCGCGCGCCTGGCGGCGCGGCAGTCGCAGGCGGCCGCTGGCGCTGACATCGACCTGGAGCAGCACAAGCTGTACCGCTACGTCGTCAACCATCCCAATATCAAGACCGTCGAGCCGCTGATCCACCAGATCGCCGGCAAGCAGGATGTCGATCCCGCGCTGGTCAAGGCGGTGATGGCGGTCGAGTCGGGCTTCAACCCGGGCGCGGTGTCGCCCAAGGGCGCGATCGGCCTGATGCAGGTGATCCCCGACACCGGCGCGCGCTTTGGCGTGAACGCCGATGCGCGCCGAAGCATCGAGCAGAAGCTGGCCGATCCACGCACCAATATCACCGCGGGCGTGCGCTACCTGAGCTGGCTGATGCAGCTGTTCCCGAACAACCTGGAGCTGGTGCTGGCTGCCTATAACGCCGGCGAGGGCGCGGTGCAGCGCTACAACAACCGCATTCCGCCTTACCCGGAGACCCGGCAGTATGTCAGCACCGTGCTGCAGTTTTACCGGCTGTACCAGCCGCAGCAGGGCGCGGTGCTCAGGCGCGCCAGCGCCAGCGCGGACGGCCCGCGCGTGAAGATGGTCATCGGCGGGCGCCGCGCCATGCCCTGA
- the parC gene encoding DNA topoisomerase IV subunit A codes for MEQQDITFQPEEPADSLTLARYAERAYLDYAVSVVKGRALPEVADGQKPVQRRILFAMHEMGLRADAKPVKSARVVGDVLGKFHPHGDQSAYDALVRLAQDFSLRYPLIDGQGNFGSRDGDGAAAMRYTEARLTPISRLLLDEIDEGTVDFAPNYDGSMQEPRLLPARLPFVLLNGASGIAVGMATEIPPHNLREVAAATVAMIRNPNITLAELLALMPGPDYPGGGQIISPASDIAQIYEGGRGSLKVRARWTIEEMARGQWQLVVTELPPNTSAQKVLEEIEEITNPKIKTGKKALTQDQQQLKATVLAVLDAVRDESGKDAPVRLVFEPKSKNVGQQEFIHTLLAHTSLESGAPINLVMIGTDGRPRQKGLREILSEWIAFRFDTVTRRTRHRLGKVEDRIHILEGRMLVLLNIDEVIRIIRESDEPKPALIEAFGLSDRQAEDILEIRLRQLARLEAIRIEKELKELREEQADLDVLLKSETMMRRRIIKEIETDAKQYSPEDKDPRRTLIQEERRAAAEVRVIDEPVTVVMSQKGWVRTRQGHGHDAQQFTFKAGDALYGTFECRTVDVLLVFGTNGRVYSVPVASLPGGRGDGVPITTLIELQSGSQVAHTFAGSAEQRMLIATAGGNGFQTKVGDMISRQKGGKSFLTLDDGDTPLAPAPIGDEATHVACLSGNGRLLLVALDEVKVLSAGGRGVILIELEPKEKLLQAVGVGAPGLMLSGAGRGGKPTSQKLAGVALQAYVGKRARKGKAIEAKLKEPRIDPVRVEPPAGGN; via the coding sequence ATGGAACAACAAGACATCACGTTTCAACCTGAAGAGCCGGCCGATTCGCTGACGCTGGCGCGCTACGCCGAGCGCGCCTACCTGGACTACGCCGTCAGCGTGGTCAAGGGCCGCGCGCTGCCCGAGGTGGCCGACGGCCAGAAGCCGGTGCAGCGCCGCATCCTGTTCGCGATGCACGAGATGGGCCTGCGCGCCGACGCCAAGCCGGTCAAGTCCGCGCGCGTGGTCGGCGATGTGCTGGGCAAGTTCCACCCGCATGGCGACCAGTCCGCCTACGACGCGCTGGTGCGCCTGGCGCAGGACTTCTCGCTGCGCTACCCGCTGATCGACGGCCAGGGCAACTTCGGCTCGCGCGATGGCGACGGCGCGGCGGCGATGCGCTACACCGAAGCGCGCCTGACGCCGATCTCGCGGCTGCTGCTCGATGAGATCGATGAAGGCACGGTCGATTTCGCCCCCAACTACGACGGCTCGATGCAGGAGCCCAGGCTGCTGCCGGCGCGGCTGCCGTTCGTGCTGCTCAACGGCGCCTCGGGCATCGCGGTGGGCATGGCGACCGAGATCCCGCCGCACAACCTGCGCGAAGTCGCAGCGGCCACCGTGGCGATGATCCGCAATCCCAATATCACGCTGGCCGAGCTGCTGGCGCTGATGCCGGGGCCGGACTACCCGGGCGGCGGCCAGATCATTTCGCCGGCGTCCGATATCGCCCAGATCTACGAGGGCGGCCGCGGCAGCCTGAAGGTGCGCGCGCGCTGGACCATCGAGGAGATGGCGCGCGGCCAGTGGCAGCTGGTGGTGACCGAGCTGCCGCCGAACACCTCGGCGCAGAAGGTGCTGGAAGAGATCGAGGAAATCACCAACCCCAAGATCAAGACCGGCAAGAAGGCGCTGACGCAGGACCAGCAGCAGCTCAAGGCCACCGTGCTGGCAGTGCTGGATGCGGTGCGCGACGAATCGGGCAAGGATGCGCCGGTGCGGCTGGTGTTCGAGCCCAAGAGCAAGAACGTCGGCCAGCAGGAGTTCATCCATACGCTGCTGGCGCATACCAGCCTGGAGTCGGGCGCGCCGATCAACCTGGTGATGATCGGCACCGACGGGCGCCCGCGCCAGAAGGGCCTGCGCGAGATCCTGTCGGAGTGGATCGCGTTCCGCTTCGACACCGTCACGCGCCGCACGCGCCACCGCCTGGGCAAGGTCGAGGACCGCATCCATATCCTCGAAGGCCGGATGCTGGTGCTGCTCAATATCGACGAGGTGATCCGCATCATCCGCGAGAGCGACGAGCCCAAGCCGGCGCTGATCGAGGCCTTCGGCCTGAGCGACCGCCAGGCCGAGGACATCCTCGAAATCCGGCTGCGCCAGCTGGCGCGCCTGGAAGCGATCCGGATCGAAAAGGAACTCAAGGAACTGCGCGAGGAGCAGGCCGACCTGGACGTGCTGCTCAAGTCCGAGACCATGATGCGCCGCCGCATCATCAAGGAGATCGAGACCGACGCCAAGCAGTACAGCCCGGAAGACAAGGACCCGCGCCGCACGCTGATCCAGGAAGAGCGCCGCGCCGCGGCCGAAGTGCGCGTGATCGACGAGCCGGTGACGGTGGTGATGTCGCAGAAGGGCTGGGTGCGCACGCGCCAGGGCCATGGCCACGACGCGCAGCAGTTCACCTTCAAGGCCGGCGACGCGCTCTACGGCACCTTCGAATGCCGTACCGTCGACGTGCTGCTGGTCTTCGGCACCAACGGCCGGGTCTATTCCGTGCCGGTCGCCAGCCTGCCTGGCGGGCGCGGCGACGGGGTGCCCATCACCACGCTGATCGAGCTGCAGTCCGGCAGCCAGGTCGCGCACACCTTTGCCGGCAGCGCGGAGCAGCGCATGCTGATCGCCACCGCGGGCGGCAATGGCTTCCAGACCAAGGTCGGCGATATGATCAGCCGGCAGAAGGGCGGCAAGTCGTTCCTGACGCTGGATGACGGCGACACGCCGCTGGCGCCGGCGCCGATCGGCGACGAGGCCACGCATGTGGCCTGCCTGTCCGGCAACGGCCGCCTGCTGCTGGTGGCGCTCGATGAAGTGAAGGTGCTGTCCGCCGGCGGGCGTGGCGTGATCCTGATCGAGCTGGAACCCAAGGAGAAGCTGCTGCAGGCGGTGGGCGTCGGCGCGCCGGGGCTGATGCTCTCGGGCGCGGGGCGCGGCGGCAAGCCGACCTCGCAGAAGCTGGCAGGCGTGGCCTTGCAGGCCTACGTCGGCAAGCGCGCGCGCAAGGGCAAGGCGATCGAGGCCAAGCTCAAGGAGCCGCGCATCGATCCGGTGCGCGTGGAGCCGCCGGCTGGCGGCAATTGA